The Vitis vinifera cultivar Pinot Noir 40024 chromosome 3, ASM3070453v1 region AAGCCTGATCCCTGTGAACATGACGAGTCGATCCTCATTTCACATTGATATTTTTCTAACTCAAGTTCAATCCTAATCCATGTAGCCTGATGCAGATGAGATCAAATTGGTCCTGCCCATGTTGCAGCCCCCGATCTTACAACATCAAGTCGAATCGAAGGCAAAAAACATTCAATAATGTATCGGTATTTCTTTTGTCAATTCATCAGTCTCCATCCATCGGAGAAGTGCTCTGGGCTGCATGGCATGCGTCATGCCATCTGATAAAAGAACGTCAATCTCTCGCTACAATATTTGATTCACTGAATACTCCCCAAGGTCTGTGTCTCTTACTTTATATTGAAAAGGTCATGCTCCAATTACAGTGCCATTGGAATTGTTTGAACATCTCAAAACCAGCTCCATAATTCCCTAGTTTAGGATACAAGCTAGCTTTTCCACCATGACCCAACCAAGACTAAAATAGTGAAATCcaacataaaaaagatttttccttttttttttcttttctaaaaaaaaatcagctgATGGAatacaaaaagttaaaatagctttttatagaatattaaaaataattttttaaaacaatcataacATAATCTCAATATAACCCTCACCATATTAATATTTAGTGcttaacaataataaaatgacaaaaaaaaaaatattatacttaatattattaagttctatttagcAAGATACATTaatgtggtgtttgtttttttacttaaatctaaatagaaccttaatgcttaatagtgttaaatattatattgtttatttttgtagtattttatttctattaagtattaaaaaataaaaaaaaaccaatatgttattttttctatttagaaaaagctatatattttggctttttctatttagtaacaagtttataataagtcataaaaaagtagaaaaacaaacaacttaaattttaaaactaaattgctttcagcaaaaagcaaaaaaaacaaacagcacctaagttctatttaaatttaagtaaaaaatacaaacaagCATTTAGGGGGGGTGGTAATCTCGTGTTGGTGGGATGTGTTCATGTTGTGTCAAAGTTTAAGTATTCTACTACATAACTCAATCAAAATCCAACACAAATAATAATCATGTTAAAAACATATGCTCAAATTCGTTTTGACTCAAAAATTacctattttttaaacaaattatatAGATCAACACAAATTTGACCTAAACCCATTTATACTCAACTCAAACCACGAAAAATGTATTAACTTATGTTGTGTTAACAACTCGTATCAAATTTTACTACCCCTGCTACAAATGTTAGTCTTTTCATCCTTTCtttgatttgttttcttttgtacttCACCAAAGTGTGAACATCATTTACTGAGAAAGGAACCCTTAATGGCCAAGACTCAAAAAGTGGTCAAGAATGGAAATGCATGCGCAgaatccttttatttattttaatggtgttttatttgtaattattatAAAGTTGAGGTTGAAACATCCTATATCATCTTTCATGCATCTCATATCTGGAGCTCTCAATCCTTTACCAAATTCATCTTGTACATCCATTTTTGTACCCATCAAAATGATGTAGACTCTGATTGACATGATTTTGATTAAAGTGCTTTTCTCACAAActgacattttaaaaaacactttctgATTTTTAGAACTGATTCTTGATAACTGTTCATACAcctagttaattttttttaagtggatCCAATGTTAGGAAGCATTTTCCCCTCTCAACATAACTCCCCAAGGGGTCCCCCACGGAAGAAAATGATCAATTTTCTAATGATTTTCAACTTTAAAATAAGGGATGAGACTTTTGTCTCTTTCTTCCATCATCAGTAAGAAAAGGATCTACCATCTTATCAATTCTAAAACCAGGGAATTGTTTATTTTGTAGACTACAGTAGAACTAGAAAGATCAAACCAGTATGAGACCAAGCCCACTGCTAGTGTGGCTCAAACTGAGACTGAAAGTACTGTGTTGGTTCAAGAAATTGAACATTGGGATAGCCAAACAAAATCGTGGGAATGCAGCAGAAAAGGGCAAGAAAAACATAAATACCATAATGTCCGTGTACAGCTGATAGCGGCTATTACAAGGTATGGACTTCAACTACGCGTAAAATACCgaggaaatttaaaaaaatggcaACTTACATATGGCTTGAGTTTACTAGTCAAGAAGCCATTACAATCTGCAACTACTACTGAATTTTATACACAAAATTGAAAACCATAAGATAACATTCCTGCAAGTTTCCcaagctttgacaactcttgtGTTCGTGCTTGGCCTCTTGCGTGAGCTCTCCCTTTATGACTGCCTCCATTTCAGAACTCAATCCTGCGGCCGCTGTCTCCGCCGGTTGGCAGTTGATGCCAAGCCCAGATGGCATGTTGCAGTATCCCTGAGCTGCAGAAGGGAAGGCGGCACGGCCAGTTTTGATTGCCAAATGGGCGGTGTTGGGGTGGGCAATTGCAGCGCTGGCCTTGACCGCTAGTATACATAAGTCCTGGAGAGAAAGGGGTGAACGTGACTTGGAGAGTGGCATGAGGAAGTAGATTTGGCCTAACTGCAGCTCTTCTTTGTCAGGAACCTGAGGTGCATGGGAGTTGATGAACATGGATTCTGAGCTGCAGAGGAAGCAGTTGGGGTTCTGGGAGAGGATCAGGCCTGCTTGGATTGGGTGTAAGAACTCCTGTAGCTTCCCATCCAAGTGAATAATCTTGGCTGTGGAAGGCCAACTCAGGCACCTTCCATTTTTACTCATGAGATGGGAGGAAGAGCAAATGCCCATGATGGAGAGGAGAGAATAATGTTGCAGCTTTCAGGCCTGGGGTTGGGTGAGGAAAAGGATGGAATATTGATGATACTTATAGGGGGAAAAACAGTTGAAAATTAACCAAAACTGGGTCTGATGGTATCTACATGATGACAATAATACCCTCCATAATGATACCAACTTTGAGCTATACTAAAACAATCCCACTTTTATGAAGTCTTTGATTAATTCGTTTTACTCGTTTTCCACTTTCTTTTGAACTGCTTTTTGCAGTTTGAATACACCAAGAATGACTACTTTTTTAGTTTGATGGGTTCCATTATACTACCTTTTCTGGAATCAATTCCATGTATACCAAAGATGACTTGGTAGGGAAAGGGGTTCAGTAGAGTATGAACAGGGATATTTTTGGGGCAGCAGGCACATTCTTTTCCATGGCCAATTATGTAACAAAGGACATATGTGATGATCAGCAATAGCATCAAATCTAGATATAGAATATGAGGGGCACTTAAGTCATTTGTGTTGAGACAAGGTTGCAATGAAGGCCAAGGTGGAAGTTTCCCTTCAACTTCCTGGAATTGTCTGTGTTTGTCACGTTATACTTGGCCTGGCTCAGAGCATGATATTGGGGGAGGAGGTAACGTTCACTTCAGGGGAAACAGTGGAGTTAAAAGTGGTGACatggagaattatttgaaaaagcaGCAGTGAATCAGTGATGGCCTGCCTTCAGATTTATGCGGTGCTTCGACCAACGACTTCGTTTCACATTTCCTCTCTAATTCACGGACACATGCATGGAGAAATTTATTGTCATGATTGTTAGCCGTCCAGCTAGCCTTCTCACATGCATGTCCTTTTCTCCCTTTTGCCTTCCTGCCATCCTTCCACTGCACTGCACCCACCCTCTTCCGTACTTTAAAAGGTCATAGATGATACATCCATGGAATAAAAGTaatcctttttcaaaaaaaaaatctaaatcgagaccctttttaaaaatattcattaagGCAATGGTTCCGTTcacattaatattattattattattattattattttaaaatttgattataattttaatcataaaactaaaatcATAGTTATCAATTACGATTTTAAtatacaataaaagaaaaaatcgaCATTAATATGACATGAAACACGAGTATCATGattttaacacataaatttaaaatttgaaagggTGGACTCtaatatttgacaaaattcaaGTAtggtgaatattttgaaaattgtacaattcagaaaatttttttcccaaaagtACTTTTATGACCAAGTCCATTGGCCTTCTCAACATTTGTGGGCTGTCACTTGTGACAATTTTTTTATGGCAAGTTTTGGTTCAAATTGGTAGTTAGTAAGTCTGAATGTTACATCATACCCACTGATATGACTTTAATTTGGAGAAATTATGAATTTCatcccttttttaaaaattattgaacaaatataattttatttaaaaataattcctaagccttaaatattattcatttaaaatcattttagtaGAAATCAtagaatatagatttttaaaattttaataaagtactaaattgtatttttattaaaaataaatactaatattatataaaatgataacggtcaataataatttatttagacaaattattaaataaatttaattcaatttttataaatgtaaataaacctttttttttttattaaacatccaTATTTATTCCATAATTCATGAATCATGATAAGGTACGCTAAACTAGTATGGTCCGATAAATCTTTAGAAAATTCAAGCAAAAATACGATTatgtataaagaaaaaattgagataaTCATTCTGGACTAGTCCATTTTGTATGAGGGACCTCAACTTTTGacttctaaatattttaaaaaatattagattaagttttgtttaatttagagtttatttacCTTATGAAAAAATCAAGGGAGTTACAAGTTTTTGAAACcaagtaaataattaattttccaaATCAAAATTGGTTTAAAGTGACCATATTAGTTTCTTTTTGTgtacaaaattatatatattttttcaaattcttgttaggtcaaattaaaattaatatatttagcaattaataccaatttttttccGGGAAAAAAAGATTAGTTTAGAAGTTATGCAAGTTCTTTCTCTGTGTGATTATAAATTAGACTTAAAAACTGTATTAATTATTATGAGAATTTGTTAGAACAAACTGATTCAGATGAGGTTGACGACAAGGAAAAGTTAAATCTTTtccccaaaaataaaataaaattggaacaTATGCTTTGGACTCACTATTAATAGTCCTCAAATTAATGGCAATAATTGATGAATGATGCATGTGCCCTCTAAAGTATTAACTGCTTGGTTAGATTAATTTAACCCATGTTGCTTCATCCCACATCGGTCATCAATTCTTTGTCATGGGCTCTCTCCCTTTTTGTatcttttgcttttctttcatGGGTCAATTTACATGGTCGATGTTGTTGTATTGATGGAAGATTCGATGCAAACAATTTAGATGCTATGCAAGGTTTATGTGATTCGAAAAATCATGTCTAtatctataaataaaataaaaatatttcatgatattataaaaaatatctcaaataaaataaataaataaatataataattcaatCCCCATGTTCCCTTCCATTCTCtatatgatatcatttttctcttATGATGTCTAATACTTATATAGGTGTTCCTAATAGTTTTCCTCCACGTGagtaatataatattattgttaGAAATGATTTTAAGGGTTCAAATGCACTAATTCAACCACCAacacaatattttaaaagtcGAGGGAATAGTTTCTATACATAAACTaccactaataataataataataagttttttttaattaataaaataaaaacaaaaaatcatccACAACATCTTTcatgaagtgttttttttcgATCTTTTTTATACAAACAAAGGTGAAGACTTTTATgctataaaaaatcatataattctCGTATTTGTAGTTCTATTTTCaacttaaaatgaaaaaaaaaagttgtacgTAAAGAAAATTGAGATCCTTGAACATTTTTAAGGGTAACTCGAATAagaatttaaaacatattttatataatatcttttatctaaaaattaatatataccatttaagaatttaaaacatGTGTAACAAACGTTACTGTGAACACAGGGTTGATTAATTGGGGGAGGGGATAAGCATGCCCTTGGCCGCCGGCCGGTGCGTGAGCCCCACGGGGTTGAATTTTCTGATTTTGAGTAGCCATTTCATGTGTTCCTCATGAACCGTCGTTCCCACTTACAAATTCATGAGCCATCCACTAGGCCGCTAGTGCGCAGTACTGTTCTGTGGTTAATTCTAGCCTACATACAATGCGTTTGGGCCTCACATTGTGctttttcatcttctttctcCTTAGTTTCATGCCATTTCCCCCATAGAAAGCAACAAAAAGGTCCATGGTCGGAAGCTCTAAGCCCCCACAAAAGAATGTGTACAGTGGATACATATAATTGGATTGGTATTAGATTTCACATCAAATTATGAATGGGAGGTAATTCATCTTCTTGGGTCGTGTTTGGGCTTTGTCAACGATCGGATATTTTGCTATACAAGTCAACCCATTCTGATACGAATAACAATggtgtaaaaaatataaattctaatACTAATTATGAACCAAAAATTTTGTGTGTGGtcttggatttggatttgaagaGCTTGTAAAGCAAGTACATTGAACAACACTTTTGTTGGGTCAAAGCTTATAGAAACCTCAGCCTCAACTACTACTTCTTAATCAAAATCCTGTTGATTATACATTCATTTGCTGCAATTCCTCAACCAGTGAACGTTTGATTCTGATCACAAATTTATGGGGAAATTCTTCTATTTCGAGGGTCTATGGTcattttaattttggatataTAAAATACTTGATCAGAACTCAAACCCAAATGGTAAACATGACTCTGAAGTTATCGGTGAACCGGAAAATAAGACCATCGAATTTTGTAATTAGCCATGGCGTGATCGTCGCTGCCGGTACTGCTACTGCTACCCACTGTCATCGCTCATTCCTCCGGAACCATGGTCAGGTTCGTAGTAAAATCACGGCCACGACGGCCATGTTGGCCACTGCCGCCGCCACccttttctcttctcttttcaaTCAATCTTCCACTGCCGTCATCGGCGTCCACTAGTCGGGTTGCCTTCACATACTCCTTCTGGGAAAACGCCACCTGCCCCAGTACTCCTTTTCCGCAACACCCACATCCCTTTGCACCACCCCTCATGAGAGCTTCACTCGCCTTGACGGCCAAAGAGGCCATCTCCTCCGCGCGGAGCGGCCGCTTCAACCAACTCATTGGCAGCGCAAAGTAGAGCTGATCCGGCTGAAGCTCATCGTCGCTGTTTATGGCCGAAATGAAGTCGTCAAACTCCATATCATCCGAATTACAGATAAAACAAGCAGGGTTCTTCTGCAGCAGGAATGAGACCTTCACCGGACATGGAACCTCCTGAAGCTTCCCATCTTGGAGAATCAGCTTCGCGGTGGCGACAGACGTAGACTCGCAGGAGCTGCAAATTCCCATGGCCGAGTCAACTCAGTAGGGCGATGTTGtctatgattattattattatactagGGGAATAGAGTTTAGATAGggttgtttgtttatttctagGGGCAGATAATTCCTGATACCTATTTCTTTGTCACCACGTCGGATTCTTGACATTGGTCGTCTTTTTCTTACTCATTTTTCTAGGAAAATGCCTTTGAAACTACGAAGTACGCTGTTGCATAAATGGTCAGCCATCAATTCCTTGTTGCCCAAGTTAttctaat contains the following coding sequences:
- the LOC100855234 gene encoding uncharacterized protein LOC100855234; protein product: MGICSSSHLMSKNGRCLSWPSTAKIIHLDGKLQEFLHPIQAGLILSQNPNCFLCSSESMFINSHAPQVPDKEELQLGQIYFLMPLSKSRSPLSLQDLCILAVKASAAIAHPNTAHLAIKTGRAAFPSAAQGYCNMPSGLGINCQPAETAAAGLSSEMEAVIKGELTQEAKHEHKSCQSLGNLQECYLMVFNFVYKIQ
- the LOC109122340 gene encoding uncharacterized protein LOC109122340, with the protein product MGICSSCESTSVATAKLILQDGKLQEVPCPVKVSFLLQKNPACFICNSDDMEFDDFISAINSDDELQPDQLYFALPMSWLKRPLRAEEMASLAVKASEALMRGGAKGCGCCGKGVLGQVAFSQKEYVKATRLVDADDGSGRLIEKRREKGGGGSGQHGRRGRDFTTNLTMVPEE